Part of the Microbacterium sp. Clip185 genome is shown below.
CGTGATCGCGTACCTCTCGTTGGTGCTCGGCGAGCTCGTGCCCAAGCGCCTCGCGATCCAGCGCAACGCGCAGTTCGCCTACGCCGTCGCCCCGGTCCTCGGCGGATTCGCGCGGTTCATGCGTCCCGTCATCTGGCTGCTGTCGGTGTCGACGAACGCTCTCGTGCGGCTGCTCGGCGGCGACCCGAACAAGACGGCCGACGAGCTCACCGACGAGGAGCTGCGCGACATCGTCTCCAGTCATGAGGGACTGCCGGAGGACGAGCGCCGCATCCTCGACGACGTGCTGTCGCTGCGCGACCGCCAGATCAGCGAGGTCATGCGGCCGCGCCCCGAGGTGATCGCGCTCGACGCTCATGAGTCGATCGATGAGGCCGCCGCGCGCGTCGCGGACCTGCCGCACTCGCGCTACCCCGTCATCGACACCTCGATCGACGACATCATCGGGTTCGTGCACGTGCGCGACATCTTCGACGCCGCGTCCGCATCCGGCAGCGCCGATCTCGCTTCCATCGTCCGCGAGATCTCCTATCTCCCGTCCTCCGCGCGCGTCCTGCCGACCCTCACGGGGATGCGGGCGCAGGGGCACCACATCGCGGTCGTCGTGGATGAGTACGGCGGGACCGACGGCATCGTCACGCTCGAGGATCTCGTGGAGGAGGTCGTCGGGGAGATCTTCGACGAGTACGACACGGATGCGGTATCCGAAGCGCTGAGCGCGGAGGGCGGCACGGTCGACGGTCGACTGAACCTGCAGGACTTCGAGGAGGCGACGGGCATCGCCATCCCGCGGGGCAGCGCCGACACGGTCGCCGGCTACGTGGTCGAACGGCTCGGGCGCCTCGCCCGCGTGGGCGACGTCGTGGAGATCGACGGCGCGACGATCCGGGTGAACGCGATCGATCGCCGCCGGATCAGTGAACTGCACGTGACCCGCGCGGCGGAACCCGCGCAAGAGTTCCCGAACTGATCGCCCCTGGCGGGGGACGGGGCGCCCGGCCCCCGCCAGGTGATCTACCGTTGTAGAGGCAGGATCCGCACCCGAAGCGCG
Proteins encoded:
- a CDS encoding hemolysin family protein, with the translated sequence MNGDLLLNISLVIVFVLIGGVFAATEMALVTLRESQVNALAARGKRGRKVADLARNPNTFLSAVQIGVTVAGFASAAYGASSIAPSVTPLFASLGLAESVAATVATIVLTLVIAYLSLVLGELVPKRLAIQRNAQFAYAVAPVLGGFARFMRPVIWLLSVSTNALVRLLGGDPNKTADELTDEELRDIVSSHEGLPEDERRILDDVLSLRDRQISEVMRPRPEVIALDAHESIDEAAARVADLPHSRYPVIDTSIDDIIGFVHVRDIFDAASASGSADLASIVREISYLPSSARVLPTLTGMRAQGHHIAVVVDEYGGTDGIVTLEDLVEEVVGEIFDEYDTDAVSEALSAEGGTVDGRLNLQDFEEATGIAIPRGSADTVAGYVVERLGRLARVGDVVEIDGATIRVNAIDRRRISELHVTRAAEPAQEFPN